One stretch of Sporosarcina luteola DNA includes these proteins:
- a CDS encoding NAD-dependent epimerase, which produces MKILVTGSSGFIGYHLSEKLLLMGHEVIGFDDMNDYYETSLKEARLGKLIPHKCFKFYHADLVDRKKVQTVFSENEIDIVVNLAAQAGVRYSIENPYVYIDTNIVGFINVLEMCRQYNVKQLLYASSSSVYGANTTLPFSVHDTVDHPLSLYAATKKANELMAHTYSSLYNLPTTGLRFFTVYGPWGRPDMALFKFTKNIIEGKPIDIFNNGKMMRDFTYVDDIVESISRLLHKPAMPNPDWSGKNPDPGTSYAPYKVYNIGNNSPVNLMDFISAIEEKLGKVAIKNFMALQDGDVPATYAIVDDLYKEIVFKPKTSIKDGVGKFVDWYLAYYQIKL; this is translated from the coding sequence ATGAAAATCTTAGTTACGGGTTCTTCCGGTTTTATTGGCTATCATTTATCAGAAAAACTGTTGTTAATGGGTCATGAAGTCATAGGATTCGACGACATGAACGATTATTACGAAACCTCGTTAAAGGAAGCGCGTTTAGGAAAACTAATTCCTCATAAATGTTTCAAGTTTTATCATGCTGATTTGGTAGACCGAAAGAAAGTTCAAACGGTATTCAGCGAAAATGAAATCGATATCGTTGTGAATTTAGCTGCGCAAGCGGGCGTGAGATACAGCATTGAGAATCCTTACGTATATATCGATACGAATATTGTTGGCTTTATCAATGTGTTGGAAATGTGTCGTCAATATAATGTAAAGCAATTACTATATGCATCGTCCAGCTCAGTTTACGGGGCAAATACGACATTACCATTCTCCGTGCACGATACGGTCGATCATCCTCTTAGTTTATATGCTGCGACAAAGAAAGCGAATGAACTGATGGCACATACGTATAGCAGCCTTTACAATTTACCGACGACCGGTCTTCGTTTCTTTACGGTATACGGACCATGGGGGCGACCGGATATGGCTCTCTTCAAGTTTACAAAAAACATTATTGAAGGTAAGCCGATCGATATATTTAACAATGGAAAAATGATGCGCGACTTCACATATGTGGATGACATTGTAGAGTCCATTTCCCGTCTTCTTCATAAACCTGCAATGCCTAATCCGGATTGGTCTGGGAAAAATCCGGATCCTGGCACAAGCTATGCCCCTTACAAAGTATACAACATCGGAAATAATAGCCCTGTGAACTTGATGGACTTCATTTCTGCGATTGAAGAAAAACTAGGAAAAGTAGCGATTAAAAACTTCATGGCATTGCAGGATGGAGATGTTCCTGCCACTTATGCAATTGTCGATGACTTGTATAAGGAAATCGTTTTCAAACCGAAAACATCCATTAAAGATGGTGTCGGCAAATTTGTCGACTGGTATTTGGCGTATTATCAAATAAAGTTGTGA
- the asnB gene encoding asparagine synthase (glutamine-hydrolyzing), translating to MDLVMAGFNGVLNKSSAELYFHDNDVLFESDFKIIAFNGKIYNALALKKKLEKNNYLFKTNSDSELILKVYEEYGEGFINYLHGTFAIAIWDVSNKELVMVRDRVGKKPYYYCNGLDQLLFGSELKKIMAHNEQEINYEAVENFLRFYYIPQPMTIFKNVFQLMPGHSIKYSLENDTLTIKKYWDVNPDATEKDGPYRTIQQRVRETLTSSVRERMESEESAGAFLSGGIDSSIVVGLMAEQSTKPVNTFTIGYKDQKQYDESALAKTVSALHNTNHHELFIEFDDLHEVIEIIIENLEEPFADSSAIPTYYVSRLTKHHTPVALSGDGGDELFAGYNKYTSVYYQQLYSKIPKMIREKLIEAPLHLIPEDKRNPITAFARKANKFTRSATTEIFQMHVKLMESYDQDQISRLVKHKSINRFKVEEQLSDYFSYLNTNESVNRMMYTDFKFALPNDMLVKTDRMSKINGLEIRSPFLDHKVVELAYEIPLKFKMRRANGKIILKETFSDLLPNKILTAKKRGFEIPLAEWFKTELKELVVSSLTRETVEKVNLVHFDTVETIIEEHMKSKKNHANLIWSLIVLHKWHENFLRNVEGGEK from the coding sequence ATGGACTTAGTAATGGCCGGCTTTAATGGTGTTTTAAATAAATCAAGCGCTGAATTATATTTTCATGACAATGACGTGCTATTTGAAAGTGATTTTAAAATAATTGCTTTTAACGGCAAAATTTACAATGCTCTAGCACTCAAAAAGAAATTAGAAAAAAATAATTACCTATTTAAAACCAATTCGGATTCTGAACTAATCCTTAAAGTATATGAAGAATACGGTGAAGGTTTTATTAATTACTTGCATGGAACGTTTGCGATAGCAATCTGGGATGTATCTAACAAGGAACTAGTAATGGTTAGAGATCGAGTAGGGAAAAAACCGTACTATTATTGCAATGGGCTTGATCAGTTGCTATTTGGATCCGAACTGAAAAAGATAATGGCTCATAACGAACAAGAAATCAATTACGAAGCCGTAGAGAATTTCTTGCGTTTTTATTATATCCCGCAGCCGATGACAATATTTAAGAATGTCTTTCAATTAATGCCGGGGCATTCTATCAAATATTCCTTGGAAAACGATACGTTAACAATAAAAAAGTATTGGGATGTAAACCCGGATGCTACCGAAAAAGATGGACCTTATCGAACCATACAACAACGAGTAAGAGAGACATTGACTAGCTCTGTTCGAGAGCGTATGGAGAGCGAAGAATCGGCTGGTGCTTTTTTAAGCGGAGGCATTGATTCGAGTATTGTTGTAGGTTTGATGGCTGAACAGTCAACTAAGCCCGTAAATACGTTTACGATTGGATATAAGGATCAAAAGCAATATGATGAGTCAGCTTTAGCAAAGACTGTTTCCGCATTGCATAATACAAATCATCATGAACTATTTATCGAATTTGATGACTTACATGAAGTCATCGAAATAATCATTGAAAACTTGGAAGAACCTTTTGCCGATTCTTCCGCGATCCCAACTTACTATGTTTCCCGACTCACTAAACATCATACCCCTGTCGCTTTAAGCGGTGATGGAGGGGATGAATTATTTGCTGGATATAATAAATACACAAGTGTCTATTACCAACAACTGTATTCTAAAATACCAAAGATGATAAGAGAGAAGTTAATTGAAGCTCCTTTACATTTGATTCCGGAAGACAAACGAAATCCAATTACTGCATTTGCTAGGAAAGCAAATAAGTTTACGAGAAGCGCTACGACTGAAATTTTTCAAATGCATGTTAAATTGATGGAATCATACGACCAGGATCAGATTTCCCGATTAGTTAAACATAAATCAATAAACAGGTTTAAGGTAGAAGAGCAGTTGTCTGACTACTTCTCTTATTTAAATACAAATGAGTCAGTGAACAGGATGATGTATACAGACTTCAAATTCGCTTTGCCGAATGACATGTTAGTCAAGACTGACCGAATGAGCAAAATAAATGGGTTGGAAATACGATCACCTTTTCTTGACCATAAAGTAGTGGAATTAGCATATGAAATTCCATTGAAATTTAAAATGCGTCGTGCAAACGGGAAAATCATCTTGAAGGAGACATTTTCAGACCTGCTTCCCAATAAAATACTAACCGCTAAAAAGAGGGGATTTGAGATCCCATTAGCTGAATGGTTCAAGACCGAACTAAAAGAATTGGTAGTTTCCTCTTTGACGAGAGAAACAGTAGAAAAAGTAAATCTCGTTCATTTTGATACAGTCGAAACAATCATTGAAGAACATATGAAGAGTAAAAAAAATCACGCGAATCTTATATGGAGTCTAATTGTTTTGCACAAATGGCATGAAAACTTCCTTAGAAATGTTGAGGGAGGAGAAAAATGA
- a CDS encoding O-antigen ligase family protein has product MNSNKMIPILLGIALSFTTFTKIRFIGPVGIGELLLLITAILLIIQLAKNQKIYVTEKSIKLVSLLYSFVLSAFISNLFGALKGTIEIIDLRDTIAYLLPIGLIILIVHLPDYQNVLKKAALHFYIYSQAYIYLCLLYLLVFRNFFYIDFFYYYSTRFSGLSLNPNQLALLTLILPIISLYLMSRKRISIPIGILNIVAVVWIGLKIESDALVLAWILSFFIYSYAIFIKKIKFKNHLKVIVNIFVLSFLVSMLKIALDIFKNVSNSFNEVSNQSSIRFILWENGIKAFLKSPLIGNGTKSQSGLTSPFEGFEAHNTLIDLLSMLGLFGVIVILLLFLWAIINSGKNLHYLILLLQVLIFSNFHNVMRQPIIWFVLFLLLLTNHKQELMRFGVGSKIG; this is encoded by the coding sequence ATGAATTCAAACAAAATGATTCCCATCCTTCTTGGCATCGCATTAAGCTTTACTACCTTTACGAAAATAAGGTTTATTGGTCCTGTTGGTATAGGGGAACTGTTATTACTCATCACAGCGATACTCCTGATCATCCAACTGGCCAAAAACCAAAAGATATATGTAACTGAAAAAAGCATTAAACTTGTTTCTCTTTTATATTCATTTGTACTATCGGCTTTCATTTCAAATTTGTTCGGCGCATTAAAAGGGACAATTGAAATAATAGACTTAAGGGATACAATTGCATACTTACTCCCGATCGGATTAATTATTCTAATCGTCCATTTACCCGACTATCAAAACGTATTAAAAAAGGCTGCTTTACATTTCTACATTTACTCGCAAGCATATATTTACCTCTGCTTATTGTATTTATTGGTCTTTCGTAACTTCTTCTATATAGACTTCTTTTATTATTACTCAACTAGATTTAGTGGACTTTCTCTTAACCCCAATCAATTAGCTTTATTAACCCTCATCCTACCAATTATCTCTTTATATTTAATGAGCAGAAAAAGAATATCCATTCCAATAGGCATTTTAAATATCGTGGCAGTTGTCTGGATAGGATTGAAAATCGAAAGTGATGCACTCGTTTTAGCTTGGATCCTATCATTTTTTATCTATAGTTACGCTATATTCATCAAAAAGATAAAATTTAAAAATCACCTTAAGGTAATCGTAAATATCTTCGTGCTTTCATTTCTTGTCAGTATGCTGAAAATAGCATTAGACATCTTTAAAAATGTTTCAAATTCGTTTAATGAAGTGAGCAATCAATCATCTATCCGATTTATATTATGGGAAAACGGAATAAAAGCATTTTTGAAATCACCTTTAATTGGTAATGGAACTAAATCACAATCCGGATTAACCTCTCCATTCGAAGGATTTGAAGCGCACAATACGTTAATTGACTTACTTTCGATGTTAGGTCTTTTTGGAGTAATCGTTATCCTATTACTATTCTTATGGGCGATCATTAATTCCGGAAAAAATTTGCACTATCTAATTTTATTACTACAAGTATTAATTTTTTCTAACTTTCATAATGTCATGAGGCAGCCGATTATTTGGTTTGTGTTATTTCTTCTATTGTTAACGAATCATAAACAGGAATTAATGCGATTCGGTGTAGGGAGCAAAATCGGGTAG